The genomic region aaatcaaaaaacaaaaacaacccatttctcaaacaatcaaacatagagactaggtcatcttcttgggtcattcgATCAGGTTATCTTCTATCAGAAACAGATTCAAGAGCTAGAAACACAAAGGTTCTCAAGttttcacctcaaacaagttaaagatcaaacaccttaaagtgcaacatcacattgtctttgataaactgatcattcaaacatagtttctcatcaggatctatcatcctttaatcacgaaactacaacgcttgatcaaaataacctcaCTCTTtcacataggatatatcgttcttattgaacttggtcatatcaaaaatcacaaaatttgcactccaaaactaagatcgaaaaaatTGCAAACAAGAAAACACTTGAAAGATgatttcctcaacaattgatcatttattgcGACACATTAAGCAAGATTTAAATCTCGCAAAACATATCAAACACAGTGCCCATTTTAATTAGAGTGCAAAGACATAAGATCGTTGAAACAttggaaatagatgaagatcatagaaacatggcataccaaagcaaaatacaagaacacataacaagccagcatattagagaaatcaaacaagtccataatcaaaatccaaccatgtcaaaacttaatagggattcaaatacatatccaaagaaaggtggctcttttatgcaaccattaaaaagatccttaaaagatttggatgagaaagatcacaatcgcgcacctatatctagcaatggttcatccccccataagaaaattaactctccaaaggcatctattcttacacttcttaaaaaattgcaaaaaccttccatagcatcctcaccaaacaatacacccaaagatgatattccccaagggatatccataatagccatcaaacctatttcagaggatcctattcaaaacccatctacttcatatccaagcattgattccttgcaacatccccatagtgcttccttgcaaattgaagtcctcattcataaaatgctcgttaaacgtgtcctaatagatgggggagctagcttaaacatttgctcattgtgtcttgtccatgctctaggttattcagaagatgcagttgatcccttgaaaaagatcacaatcaaagcacataatgaagaagagcactcctctaaaggagttgtggtattacccatcagagtaggaCCTTTGCTGAAAAACACAACATGCCAAGTCCTAGATTTGGAACTACCATACAAAATACTCTTGGGAAGAAcatggatacatgacatgcaagctattccatcaacatgccaTCAGtacctaaagtttccctacaatggggagGAAATCACtatctcagcagactcaaatccattgcagtgttgtagcaATCGAAAACTGGCTCCAGAGGttattgtttcacataacagagaggcaacatcttcaaacacacaatccaaagaacaatcatttgcattagttttgtcaagcatggaaaaccaaatgcagctaagagatcgagggactGGAGAATACTCGCTATCATgggaaaacaaacaagagaaacttgaaattgaaagggaagaagaagatgtagaagtcaatgtagttcacacatatgcaggatAGACGATAGGAACTAGCCtatttgaatcagaatcacatgcaagtgacatggacttaaccaaggacaatcaggagctacttgcatgaggtcattctagacatggaaatacatactgaaagccctgacatctctatcatgacccctaatatctttgacataatccaacatgaggatcctttatccttaattaatcctaaacctatggactgggaaaatgaaggacatactgccattgacacctttccaaatgaccaggccatatctttatatcttaataaaatcaaacctacaacaactaTCACTAGGAATTTCAGAaatgtatcttcaagtcaaatgggtgtcaaatctcctagtcgcaaaagtgaaaataaagaaaataatatcaggtctaatgctaaaaaccatttattggcaacaatagaccgagaaaaagtaaaaataaaggatgcatctaatggtgaaaacctccttgaggtgccgaaagatgggagatttgacaccttacctgggttttatcaaaagaggtcatctatcttgatagaacccgttgttcaccaaaagtgataacccaagaacacctacaaatctttctatgaaatggccaatttcagtctacaaaacacatcagggcttggacaacataacataggaccctaattgatcctcctgcacttcaggttctgctagacctagggggggacaccctcttgATGCACTAAACACAACAATTATAGAcacgtaactgcatcaacattaagcagatagatcatttcacaagctcaacaggttaggaaacactacagattggctagatctgtattaacaataggatgaaacagagcttggaaagaatggaatacacacccctaaacataaagggaaatagatttgtctttttaaatgttgatctgaaaccatcccccaaacttgcaagaccagtgccttgttcattgggcaacagagtcacagacagaactacaaatatgaatcatagatgcaaatttgttttccttaaacaagatattcatgcaccaatacctgataCTAATGCACTAtttaattcattcacaaatttatcagatctggaaatacatttcatcatttatgactgactatagaatttaaaaccttccttgaaggatacctacaacagtcacacaatctccttgagatgacaaatttcatcctccttgaggattgaattcataataatgaaaaacatatcacaaagacaatatcatgggaaatttactcatgcctaacacaagtaagacctgcaactaggaaacaatctgtcatcctgcaatgtagcctctataccctgaatagatccatagaactttacaagtgtgggtcaagattttcagaaaatggaagccatgaaaactggagcacttcctcccagaattctggaacccttccaactgagaagaatggggaataaaaagaggagggaagaaaaacaaattcacaactgaaaattgccaagtgtctctcctctctaactgaattttgttcccgtggaaactgcttctaaaatatcccacatttgtccaaattaacttcacAATCAGATTCCTcgctctgagagctttccgaaaatatataacactttataccttggccaaaaattgagtcctgggcgaattaattcctcaatgtgctcaaacatttaaatttttcatttattaatatagtctaaactatataataaacaattttaattttaaatttttcatctccaaatgtgCTTTGACGtcttgccacgtggcggggtctgattggctaatggggtctactgggcgccacctgggatgacacctcatcttttgccacttatCAGCCACGTCACCACCACTcggctgcttgcttgtatgccacatcatcgccactgggtgccacctcaccgggacccacctgctagaccgctgactgtacccaccacctgtgtgccacgtggacggctctcattcactttcgctatttcgcggggtttaaacttcgtgcatcttccttcacgaaatagcgcgagccgttgatctctctctaacttgctcgctcgttaacccggccttcgtctgcaaaattttgcctcttttgcctcgggaagcatgcctgcatggggtccacttggtcttcatgCAGTCAACTCTTCCATCACCTTGGGAAACGTGCTCacgcgtgggcccgccttgggcgcccatgggcaccttgtgtcaaaagcctttaaggcttagacattatattgCTGTGCGTTTTTGTATATAAACACTAAAAATGTCCCTCTCCCAGCGCATGTGGGACAAAGCGATTAAGCCTGGAGCTTTATCTTTAAGAATTCTCTGAGTGACTGCCTGGAAGTTTCATTTGCCAGTGCGATTTGGTTGAAAGCTTCTCATTTTCCCTCCATATTCCAAACACCATGCTTGCAAACCGTGTTGATTCTCCACTTCTTATAATGATAGTCTTCAATGTTTTATGTCAATAAGAGCAGCGCCCTGGTTCCTTCCACCTCACGTAGAGGGGATTTATGGCTTTCAACagccgattgcatttgcttaacTATATTTTGGTTTTAACATAGCTTTTAAATAGCTACGTAGCTCGCACCACAACCACGCTGCAGGGAAGGGGAGAGCTATGAAGTGCGAGAGAGGAGTGTGAGGGAGAAGTGTGAATGAGGTGCCACCGCTGGAGGGAGGTCTTTGGCATCGCTTTCTCCCACCATGCTCCATCACCAAATGCATTTAATCTTTTGCCACGGTCCCTTTTACCTCTGCAACTTACAACATGGGAGATGTTACAAGCCCATGGCACTTGGAGGAGACAACCAGCCCGATTCGTTTGGGGGCTACATCTACCGAAGGAACCTTACACTGCCTTGGCCTTCATCTAAATTATCTTTCAACACCTTCTCCAGCTATCACGTGAGACTTGAAAGTCTTTTGCAACATGCCACGCTGTCTGGAGGATTTTCATTACATTTGCCACGCAAATGGAAGGGGAAAACTACGCAGAGGGAGGGGAAGTGCGAAGCAGGAGTTTGAATGAGGAGTCACGCTGCATACACCACGCCACGATGGAGAGGGGGGGACATTGAAGTTTCAATGCTTTGCTATCTTCCACGTCTCTCCCAGTCTCCTACGCTTGATTTACTATATGAAGCTTCAAGTGAATAGATCATAGAACAACAGGCACAGAGCCCTGGCAATAATATATGACAAAAATTGAAAGAATTTCTGAGGTAGTTCAAACTCATATACAGAACTCCTCATTCAATTAGACAACTGAAAAAACTGCTTAATAGCAATTTATCCTTTCACGTGCAATTCACAATAGATCCTACTTAGGGTAATTCTAAATTCTAGTCTGGATCATTGGTGTAGCATGTAAAGCAACAATTGACACCCAGAAAAGCCGCCTCATTTGACCAGATGCAGGCATATTTATTGCAACAATTTCATCCTAAAACTGGGAAACTTTATCCAAAAACTTACAATATCAGCATTATGTCACACTGTGGCCCACAGGTTCCTATATGATTTCCTAGATCCCAACTTGAGTACAAATGTGTAAATGGTTCCTCTGCAACATTTTCGTTGTTGTATGGCAATCACTCCATAGTAGATTGTGACTGGTCATCTGGGATGCAGAGGATGTGGCTGAAAAGAAGACAACCGATTTGGTGAAGAGATAATACCTGGTGGCGATGGCTCTGGACTTTCAGATGTTTCAATTTGTGTCGGCAACATGTTTAAAAAACTTCCTTGGATTGGTTCTTTACCAACAACAATTGGATCAAATAAAGTTTTGATGGAAGGCCGCTTGGGTTTACTTTTCTTCCTCAACTCTGCAATACCGGGTACTTGATGATCATTAACAATTTCAAAGTTTTTGTAGGTATAACCTACAAAATTTACATCCTTTGAAGAAAGCATCTTTCTCCATGGACCTGTCCTGGATGAAGATTGCATTTGTGATCCAGCCTCttcaaatttctcaaaattttgagtGCCAAGCTCATCATTCACTTCTGGAAAAAATGCTGcctccatttgatataatttgtccCATTGAATGCCTTTAAACCATGGACGTGCCTTTAATTCATGAGCGCCTTTAGTTCCAAGCCTCTGCTCTACATTGCAAAGCAGTTTACTAATAAGATCTTTTGCCTCTGCTGACAACTTGGCTTCTTCTGGGAATTTAAGGTGAGTTCTCCAGTTCACTATCTTCTGACAAGTTGCCATTGGTTCATCAGAATAGAATGGTGGATAACCCACCAACATTTCATACATAATAGCTCCAAGTGACCACCAATCACACTCCATTCCATAACCTTTCTTCAATAAGACTTCAGGGGCTATATAATCTGGTGTACCAATAGTTGAATAtgcctctggaatatcttcacggACCTTAAATATACCTCTGGGAACGATCGGCATCgtttttggatcataaaattgcattttacatccttcaggcaattacgccacaattttcgcatttaattgcgaagacgtcattttcaatgtggtcaaaacacctttctgaaGCTCGCCGTCTgataggcatgtactttgatatacaaggatgacatctaccaaacggtttctcaagatgagtcccgagcgaagagatattaatttccgaaaacggccaactggctttgtcgacactgcggacctgatgaagtcaatgttctggcaacacatgatgcctttctcaaaaatatcaaacgacctccgtaggctctcaaattcaaaacacaggtacctttaagtacatattaaatctttgaattctcagttcgatcacttgactgacaggatgcaaacggcgcactcaccaaaacggctacattaattgatctaacactggaagtgcggataactgaatttgatggcaaaatgagtccttttggaaaccgatcaaacggattgataaaatcttgaaatttgaaatgtagctcaccatttataccaacattagcccggaacaaacattctgacatgacgctcaccgggacatttttacacttggttgaaacagggctccgactagttgtcgaaacagagacttgccaaaacacagaaactgcaaacggatttggctttgaaaactgagcagatggattcgttaggacttgaaattttgcagactgtctcacatttatgcatagaattgaatccactttgaatttctccatgaagatcaatagggcaaaagatgtaatcgctcaaagtaggctacttaataaaatttgcacttgtgcctagaatgcactttcagctcacccctcaaaacgggtacttgataaacttctccaaactgaattctgaaagttgcaacacactgaataggccaaatgaaaggtgtgggatatgaatcccgagccttaccctctgaaaatcaactggctccattttaccctcttgctaactaggcattcaaattgacttatttaggtacttttctgacatgcagagcaaaattttgaaataggcctataaacttgactcagttttaaatactcccaacagaaCCAATAGAGacaattaacattggcacaactgatctatatccaacaacttctctatcagaactagcaaggcaaaaatatttggaactcttcaaaaggaggcaaataaaaagatggtcatatgcagacattccagggttggatccagatcttataatacatcacccgaatatcagtcc from Cryptomeria japonica chromosome 3, Sugi_1.0, whole genome shotgun sequence harbors:
- the LOC131078239 gene encoding serine/threonine-protein kinase CBK1-like; its protein translation is MPIVPRGIFKVREDIPEAYSTIGTPDYIAPEVLLKKGYGMECDWWSLGAIMYEMLVGYPPFYSDEPMATCQKIVNWRTHLKFPEEAKLSAEAKDLISKLLCNVEQRLGTKGAHELKARPWFKGIQWDKLYQMEAAFFPEVNDELGTQNFEKFEEAGSQMQSSSRTGPWRKMLSSKDVNFVGYTYKNFEIVNDHQVPGIAELRKKSKPKRPSIKTLFDPIVVGKEPIQGSFLNMLPTQIETSESPEPSPPGIISSPNRLSSFQPHPLHPR